The Triticum urartu cultivar G1812 chromosome 5, Tu2.1, whole genome shotgun sequence genome contains the following window.
AGTACacgtttctgggaggatacttggctcggCGAGACACCCTTGGCCATTCAATATCAATCCACCGAATTCTGTCAACGCAttatttgggacatggcttaATGGGATTGAGCCTGACTTAGTGAGACACATTCGGGTTGGAGTTTGCGCTTTGTTGTGGACTATCTGGacttgcagaaatgatttggtttttaacagaataTCACGTAtccattttttgcaggttatatTCCGAACCACAGCACTGATCCATTcatggtcgctactcactccgatgaaggccagggagcatttggttactggatctttccgttgggagatggtagctcgggatatcttcaaccggtttggatgacggtcatataataggataggcaattagtttacctatttatttttagccagccggttgtggcgtcTTTTCGTGGCTAGTtggtgtttctagccttgtttgGCTCTGTGTGAGCCTTCTTtgcttttttattatttttagagACCTTGAAACCATATTGGCACTGCTTTATttggttaataagatggccgtatgcatcactctgatgcagaggccggggagtcccccTTTAAAAAAAAAAAGAAAGGTGACAACTCCAAACCTTATATAAATGAGATGAAAATTTTGCTTTACTTAGTCACGCACAACAATACATTTTTTAAGCGATTCGGCAGAAAATGGAGAAAGATGTTGATGAAGCGAGGAAAATTGCTCGTATGGCCAAAACAAAACTTGATAAACTCGAAGAAGATGTATGTTATTCTTCTGTCTGCATAGCATAAACTAAAAGATGGACATGCTGCTAATGGTTTGCTGCTTGCCCCTGTGCTATGCCACAGAACTTATCTAACAAGCAGAAACCTGGACGCGGGAAGGGCTCTACGGTAGATCAATTAAGGGAACAGACCGCTGGGTAAATTAAATTCACTGTCGATTTATGTTTCCAGTCTCTTGGCTGCATGAATTAGCCTTTTTTTTTGCGCAAATGTAgtccttagtcactttgcttacTGATTGATCTCTACAGAGCAGTGAGGAATAATTTGAAGGAACAGATCGATGATTTTCAGGTATTGTTTTCCTCTAACTTGAATTTCCAAATTGACATGTAAGTGATGATTTTCCTATTATGTCTGGGAATAAATAAATTTTTCCTCTAATGCCTAATTGTAATCTCTAGATACACACACAAAAAAAGTTAAAGCCAGTGCATATTTCTATTTACTagtccctccatcccaaaataagtgtcatgGCTTAGTTCAGATTTGAACTAAAGgcacgacacttattttgggacagctggagTACTTGGGCTATTTGATTTGATATGCCCTCATAGAGCAGCAGGGAGAAACTACTCTGCTTTCCCATGTATATGAGGCATCCAAGCATCGAGCTCTTTATAAGCGGTGCAAGTGGCTTTGTTGATGCTTATATGTTCTAAAAAGTAAAATAAAGAGTTTTGCAAATTGTCATTCTTTTGACTTTCGGTAACTTTATAAGAATGTTTCTCAGCCATTATGGTAGATTATTGATAGTATGGTAGATTATTGATGCTGTAAGAGATCTAGAGAAGAAGCTTCTAGAGTTGCAGCAGGTTACCTTTAAAAGGGTGGTGGTGGGGGGTAATATGTGTTAATGTACCCCATTTCCTGGGTTTTGGCTTGTAGATGTTCCTGGATATGGCAGTATTGGTTAAGGCTCAAGGAGACATGATTGACCACATAGAGCCACATGTAAGATGACGAACTTGTGAAAACAGCTTTATTCTAACAAATAGACCTAACCGATTTTGTCAATAAACAAGCTAACGAATGCGATGCTGGCATTTTGTTTGTTATTCCAAGGTTTCAAATGCTACCAACTACATACAACATAGTTTGGATGCCCTCCAGAAGGCAAAGAAGTTGCAGAAGAACTCGAGAAAGTGGATGTGCTCCGCCATAATCGCTCTCCTGGTGATAGTGATAGTTGTTATCGTCATGCTCGTGGTTGTCAAGGCAGTGAAGAAGTAACTCTTGAGCATGACCTGAAACCCAACATCTTGGGAAGAAGTAGGTTTTTTTCTTCTTTCTGTTTATGCTATCTGTGTAGTTCTGTGACCGATTCACACACTCTTCTACTATCGCTGTATGGCTATGATGAACCGGACAAGTCGACATTGGTCGCCCATATATATACTGGAGGCTCCTGCTATTGGTTCGTGTTTGTCCTCCTAGTATTTTTAGTGGTCAAACCGAAATGTGCGTCCTGAATCCATTCATCGGTCATCGGTTCAAATCCGATAGTCGCCTTTTTTTCTCTATCGATGTTCTACGAACAATAATCTCTTTTTTTCCGAATTAAATGGAGAATCCAGGATCTTTTATGTTTTTTACCTTACAATTTTGCTAGATACAAAAcaataaaataaataatatatATACAAAAAATAAAGATTTTGATGAAATTCCATTTTTTATGCCTCAAACATTAATCGTCAGCTTGTTGTGTCTAAAGAAGCAACTGCTCCGTTGTTGGTACTGCAGTATACATATTCTCATTCATTGATCAATCGCTGTACAACAAAGGAGTGCGAGATATGCCCAAGAAGAACCTGAAACATACATACACTAGTTTCAGGCACTTGGTGGAGGCGGAGCAAACAAGAATCATACCCACTGTCATGTCACTTGGCGCGGTAATAGCCCAAGTGTGTAAATTAAGCCGTGCTTTGAAGTGAATTATCGGTTGTACCGCTCATCAACATCCATCTCAGAGAGTAAGAGCAATAAATCACACTCTAAGTTATTTGATATGGAGATGTAACAGGGACCTCCAAATCGTCTAAATAATTTCTTGGTATATTTTACTGGGGGATTTGATTATTTGCCCCTTATTACTTCGCACTTTGATAATTTGCCACTGCTTACATTGGATTTGATATTTTAGCACATCTTACTTTGGACTTTGATTTTTTGCCCTTGCCCACGAGGAAAGACAAGTTTGTCCCTGCTCCACCCCATTGACCACGCACAGCGTCTCTCACCGTTCcccaactctctctctctctctctctcgtccGTACTTCCAGAGAGACAGTGGTGACCGCGACGGATATTGCCAGCAACCCAGGGGCCGGCACAACAACACgggcaagcaagcaagcaagcagcAACATCACCACTAGCAACCAGCAAGGCTAATTAGCACGGCAACCAAGCAGCAGCAGCACGGGGCCACGGGCTGCACAAGCGCACGAGCACGAACAGGAAAGATAGTGAATCCGTCGCCTCGTTGTCGAAGTCACCGTCGTCCAGCACGCCCTGGCTCTCGCCCGTACATCGTAGGCTAAGTAAAAGCATCTATGGCACCAAATTAGTATCACTAGATTCGTCTTGAAATGTACTTTGATAATATATCAACTTTATGTCATATATGTTACTATTGTTTTCTATAAAGTTgattaaaaatttaaaactttgacttagaacaaaagctagatgtacacttattcgcggacggagggagtatcatttAGCTTAGTCGTTGCGTGGTGTAGTAGGAAGCGTGACACAGCTCGACACGACGCATAGGTGACCACTTGACAACATGCACCATCAAAGTGCCATGAAAGCGCATCGTGCATGGTGCACCACGACATACATCGTTGAGATGTGGGAGTTGCGATCTTTGGTGATGACGAGATTATCTTCACTATCCGCCATTAGGGCACCACATGCATCGAGGGGACACATGCACATTCGGTGCATAATGGCAGTTAAGCGTTGTTACCCTATTTAAGGAGGCAGTCTTCACTCGATTTCCTATGCCATAATTCCACTTGATCAATTATAAAAACATATTTACAACTTGCCGTGCATGTGTATCCCGATCTGAATTCCTGCGCGGCCTACATTAATTTAATGGTTAAGCTTACATTGATGATCTTGTTATGTCATACATTCTCTGAGCCTCGGTTGGCGCTAAACAAAGTTTAGTGGTCATTGCAAAAATAGTTTAGAGTCATGGTCATTTGATATGTGAGCATGTGATGGACTAATATGCTAGGATTTTCCATGTGTTGAAAAGAGATCAAACAATGACTATCCCAGTTTGTTAAAGCAACTAGTTTGGGTGGTGCATCTAAACTATTAATTTATTTTTAAagcaatgctaattccttcagaGGAGACAATCTCTTTCCCTACAAAGTAAAgtgaaagaagaagaaaaaatagagaATCACTTTGGTTTATTGTCTATTCTAGAAACTATAAAAAATATGAAAAGCAGAAAAATTAATAAGCCCACTAAAGATAATATGTTAAAAGCACGCGTTGTTGGGAAGCACATGATGCCTCATCACTTTATGCCTTGGTGGAAGCATGCCATCAATGACCATCACCTTATTTATTCTTTTGCCActttttcgagtagatgattatGTAGGGTCAAGATGACCATGCAGACCTTTGGAGCCCCACCACCCATTCTCAACCAAGACAAATAAGCTTAAGAATGGTTTAGTGTAAAATATAATGTCACGTTGTAATACTCAATGTATGTCAAAGTAAGGTTGCATCCGTTAATGacaaccaatcatgcataaaaaagatattaaaaagaatGAAACTATTCTGCCAAAATGTGGTAGAAGCAAGCTTATCGAAATGATTGATTTGGCCACCCGTCGTTAAGGGTGGTGAATGGGCAAGCTACTCTGAAATCTCGCTAGTTGAGAATCACCGTAGCTAATTAAAATGAGCATGTGCATGCGTGTGCGTGATGAGCTTCACTAGCATTTCTTTACGTATGGAAAGATATTAACTAGGCAGGCATGCATCCCACAGCATTGCCAAAAATGTTATACGCGCTCCCTTGATCGGACGAAACTTGCACGTGGTTTCCTCTCTACATCAATGCGACGACCGAGACCGTCACATGCTTCCGCCTGGGTCGCTCGCGTATCGCAGCCTTGCATGCTCACATGTACGGTGAGTCCCCTCCCCCTCCCTTCCCCGTTCATCTAGCTTCTAGGAGCACTACGCATGCATGTGCACCTGTGTGTGTTGGGTGAGCAGCATTGCCAAAGATGGTCTAGGCGCTCCTCCCACCCCACATGCAACTAACCCGtggttgtgtgtgtgtgtgtgtgtgtgtgtgtgtgtgtgtgtgtgtgtgtgtgaagcCCGGGCTCGACACGTCGCGGCCTCACTTTGCATCGCACACGACCACACTCGCTACTTAAACAGCTACGCAGTCCACAACACCAGTGGCCGGCAGCCTCCAACACCACCCTTGGAGTGTAGCACGTCGCTCGCGTAGGGAAAAGGAAGCACCTCCCACATCCGACGAGTGACGGTGAATCCCTCCCCCTCCGTCTCCTCGTTCTTGCATTTTGTCGCTGAATTCTTCTTTCTCTTCCTCTTTCTTCCTGTTGACCTTGACTAACAATGCCTCAGTGTCTCATCTCCTCATCTTGTCCAGGTTTGATCCATGGAGTCCCCGCAAAAGAAGGCTCCTGCATCCATGGCCGGCAGCAAGGCGCCTCATCTGCTGCCGGTGACCCTGTCCCTGGCCAAGAAGACGCCTCGTCCTGATCTTGTCCGAGGAGTCAGTTCATGGGCGCTCCTCACCGCCTGCCACATCGCGCTCTCCTTGGCCATCGGCACCGTAATAGCCTACGCACTCTACCACTTCCACGTCCGTTGCAGCCAGGTACGCCCGATTCCCCTTGCCCTACCCCTTGGCTGCTGCCCTTCTCCATGCCTTCTCAATTTCCACTCCTCCACAGTCCTCCTTCTTTCTGCGCTGCGACCAGCTTACGGACGCGGAGGAAGCCATGGTGAACGCCCTAGGGATCGGGCTGCTGTGCTGCCTCGTGCTCCAGGCGGCCGCGGCGGTGCTGGCCCTGCGGCTCCcgtgccgccgccgtcgccgcgcccTCGCCTACCTCGCGCTCGTGCTCACTATCGTCGGCCACTTCATCATGGCCGCCATAGCCCATATCCTCCTCGTCGCCGACCCAGGAGACCTCTTCTTCCGGATCTGCTCCACCGGGGGCCTCTTCATCTACGCAGCGGGAGACATCATCAGCTTCTTGGCCCTCCTCCTCGGCAGCGGTGAGGAGTAGGACTGAGAAGCAGGGGTACGTAGGCAGCGTCGCAGCGATCATGTCCATGGATCAGCTGGTGAGGTACTAATGAGGGACTGATAAATAATGAGTAGGAGTATGCATTATGCTAGCGGCCACAATTGACCGAGTGCACCGAATCTACCAGTGTACTCGACTGTTAATTGGATAGATCGGAGATGCTAGTACGTATTTGTgtaaacagctatgaccatgattacgccaagctatttaggtgagactatagaatactcaagcttgcatgcctgcaggtcgactctagaggatcagACATCATTTATATGCTTATTTATCCAGCTTCGATATAATTGATGTTGGTGAGATTGTCACTTCATGCAGTATAGGAGTATATGTTAACTATGGTTTTTCATGCAACCGCTGGCTAATCCACTGGGGATAAAGCTGTTGTTCCAACTTGTGTATAATTGAAAATGCAAATGTAACTAGGTTCCTAGTTTCAACTTACTCCTACCTGCTGATTAAGCATGCAGTTTTCTAGAGTTGTGCAATAAACGTCTCATCATGGTTTTTAGCTGTTTTGATCTAGCTTAGCAAGCTACCTCAATTTAGCTGCACAGTGATATTTCAGCTACGCATGTAACCCGCGTGCTTCGTGCCCTGCTGGTTTTGCCAGCCCGGGTAGCGTGCCATTGCTGCTTTGCCATGCCCGTGACTACATGCGgtaatgcatgcatgcatgtcacCATGTGCACCGCTCTATCTTTGCC
Protein-coding sequences here:
- the LOC125555544 gene encoding uncharacterized protein LOC125555544 produces the protein MESPQKKAPASMAGSKAPHLLPVTLSLAKKTPRPDLVRGVSSWALLTACHIALSLAIGTVIAYALYHFHVRCSQSSFFLRCDQLTDAEEAMVNALGIGLLCCLVLQAAAAVLALRLPCRRRRRALAYLALVLTIVGHFIMAAIAHILLVADPGDLFFRICSTGGLFIYAAGDIISFLALLLGSGEE